From one Anopheles bellator chromosome 1, idAnoBellAS_SP24_06.2, whole genome shotgun sequence genomic stretch:
- the LOC131206026 gene encoding importin-7 → MDTVKIAELLRATIEPTQRLQAEEQLNQVHKIIGFLPSLMQVIMQNELDMPVRLAGAIYLKNLVNSSWQDREAEGAGLPIPFAIHEQDRAMVRDTIVEAIVHVPADVIKVQLCFCLSHIIKNDFPGRWTQVVDKVSLCLQNSDPNAWHGALLCMYQLVKHYEYKKSSERGPLTEAMNLLLPQIYNIMMNVINEPSEQSVLLQKQILKIFYALTQYSLPLEVISRDVFSSWMEICRQILDRPAPDPTHIEEEERPQMPWWKTKKWASHIILRMFERYGSPGNVISKEYKEFADWFLQTFTSGLLTVLLKILDQYRNKLYVSPRVMTNTLDYIKTAVSHAFSWKMLKPHMLAIIRDVIFPLMSYSDADEELWESDPIEYIRKKFDVFDDFVSPVQSAEMLLHNCCKTRKGILTQVMQIIMQIINTPNLGHKEKDGALHMVGSLAEVLLRKKIFKEQVEQLLMQYVFPEFGSPHGHLRARACWVMHYFSDIKLKNPQVLEQIMRYLSNALLTDKDLPVKVEAAVSMQMFLISQDEAAPFLSTQIKEITMELLKIIRETENEELTTVLQKIVCTYSDQLPPIAIDICQHLATTFSQVLETDESGDEKAITAMGLLSTMETLLAVMDEHPAVLASLHPIVLQVIGHVLQQNVFEFYEEAFALVCDLTLKSISPDMWKLLEIIYELFQKNGADYFVDMMPALHNYITVDTPAFLSNQNHVIAMYNMCKSILTSSTTEESECSAAKLLEVIILQCKGHIDDFIPSFVELALMRLTREVKTSELRTMCLQVVIAAIYYNPTLLLEILEKFPNPAPNSSITAHFIRQWLHDYDCFLGIHDRKLCIIGLCTLLSLGDRKPTVLSELPDKIIPTMLMVFDGLKRAYAARASEGEEEESEDESEDLEDGLSSDEDDVDEMNPYFKNVSKMVQDKSAEAGFEITASIQDADSDEDDDDEDDDTEDGDEIDETALEGYTTPLDDEDNPNAVDEYILFQDVMNNLPNTDPAWYTMLTRNLNASEQKNLQEVLVLANQKKEAKRSKQIAEQNSAAGYQFTQHQIPSSFSFSGGQPPQQ, encoded by the exons ATGGATACCGTCAAAATAGCGGAGTTGCTGCGGGCCACCATCGAGCCGACGCAGCGATTGCAGGCCGAGGAGCAGCTGAACCAG GTACACAAAATCATCGGCTTCCTGCCCAGCCTGATGCAGGTGATCATGCAGAACGAGTTGGATATGCCGGTCCGGCTGGCGGGCGCTATCTACCTGAAGAACCTCGTCAACAGCAGCTGGCAGGATCGGGAGGCGGAAGGGGCCGGTCTTCCGATTCCGTTCGCCATTCACGAGCAAGATCGTGCGATGGTGCGTGATACGATTGTGGAAGCGATCGTGCACGTACCGGCGGACGTGATCAAGGTGCAGCTATGCTTCTGCCTCAGCCACATCATCAAGAACGATTTCCCCGGCCGGTGGACGCAGGTGGTGGACAAGGTGAGCCTGTGTTTGCAGAACAGCGATCCAAATGCGTGGCACGGGGCCCTACTGTGCATGTACCAGCTGGTCAAGCACTACGAGTACAAGAAGTCATCCGAGCGCGGCCCCTTGACCGAGGCGAtgaacctgctgctgccgcagaTCTACAACATCATGATGAACGTGATCAACGAACCGTCGGAGCAGAGCGTCCTGCTGCAGAAGCAAATCCTGAAGATCTTCTACGCCCTCACGCAGTACTCGCTGCCACTGGAGGTGATCAGTAGGGATGTGTTTTCCAGCTGGATGGAAATCTGCCGCCAAATTCTCGACCGCCCGGCACCCGATCCTACGCACATCGAGGAAGAGGAGCGACCGCAGATGCCTTGGTGGAAGACGAAAAAATGGGCCTCGCACATCATCTTGCGCATGTTCGAACGGTACGGCAGCCCGGGCAACGTCATTTCGAAGGAGTACAAAGAGTTTGCCGATTGGTTCCTGCAGACGTTCACCAGCGGTCTGCTAACGGTTCTCCTCAAGATACTCGATCAGTACCGCAATAAGCTCTATGTGTCGCCCCGTGTCATGACGAATACGCTCGACTACATCAAGACGGCGGTGTCGCATGCCTTCTCGTGGAAGATGCTGAAGCCGCACATGCTGGCGATCATCCGCGACGTGATCTTCCCGCTGATGTCGTACAGTGACGCCGACGAGGAGCTCTGGGAGAGCGATCCGATCGAGTATATTCGCAAAAAGTTCGACGTGTTCGACGACTTCGTGTCGCCGGTCCAGTCGGCCGAGATGCTGCTGCACAATTGCTGCAAAACGCGCAAAGGCATCCTGACGCAGGTGATGCAGATCATTATGCAGATCATCAACACACCCAATCTGGGCCACAAGGAGAAAGACGGTGCACTGCACATGGTCGGCTCGTTGGCGGAGGTGCTGTTGCGGAAAAAGATCTTCAAGGAGCAAGTCGAGCAGCTGCTGATGCAATACGTGTTTCCGGAGTTTGGCAGCCCACACGGGCACCTGCGGGCCCGGGCCTGTTGGGTGATGCACTACTTCAGCGATATAAAGCTCAAGAATCCCCAGGTTCTGGAGCAAATTATGCGCTACCTCAGCAACGCGCTTCTCACCGACAAGGACCTGCCGGTGAAGGTGGAAGCTGCGGTCTCCATGCAAATGTTCCTCATCTCGCAGGATGAGGCCGCACCATTCTTGAGCACACAGATCAAGGAGATCACGATGGAGCTGCTGAAGATTAtacgcgaaacggaaaacgaagaGCTGACTACCGTCCTGCAGAAGATCGTGTGCACCTACTCGGACCAGCtgccaccgatcgcgatcgacatCTGTCAGCATCTGGCGACCACCTTCAGTCAGGTGCTGGAAACGGACGAAAGTGGTGACGAGAAGGCAATCACAGCGATGGGATTGCTCAGTACGATGGAGACCCTGCTGGCGGTGATGGACGAACATCCGGCGGTACTGGCCTCGCTACACCCGATCGTGCTGCAAGTGATCGGGCACGTGCTGCAGCAAAACGTGTTTGAATTCTACGAGGAAGCATTTGCGCTTGTGTGCGACCTAACCTTGAAGAGCATCTCGCCCGACATGTGGAAGCTACTCGAGATTATCTATGAG TTGTTCCAGAAGAATGGGGCCGATTACTTCGTTGACATGATGCCAGCGTTGCACAATTATATCACCGTCGACACTCCCGCCTTCCTGTCCAACCAGAACCACGTGATCGCGATGTACAATATGTGCAAGTCG ATACTGACCAGCAGCACGACGGAAGAGTCGGAGTGCAGTGCGGCCAAGCTGCTCGAGGTTATCATTCTGCAGTGCAAGGGACACATTGACGATTTCATACCAAGCTTCGTCGAGCTGGCGCTGATGCGGCTGACGCGAGAGGTGAAAACTTCCGAGCTGCGAACGATGTGCTTACAG GTGGTTATAGCAGCGATCTACTACAACCCCACCCTGTTGTTAGAAATActggaaaagtttccgaacCCGGCGCCCAATTCCTCTATCACTGCTCACTTCATCCGGCAATGGCTGCACGATTACGATTGCTTCCTTGG TATCCATGATCGTAAACTTTGCATCATCGGGCTGTGCACTTTGCTGTCGCTGGGCGATCGGAAGCCGACGGTGCTGAGCGAACTACCGGACAAGATCATTCCAACGATGCTGATGGTGTTCGATGGGTTGAAGCGTGCGTACGCTGCCCGTGCATCCGAAGGCGAAGAGGAGGAAAGCGAAGACGAAAGTGAAGACCTGGAGGACGGACTTTCGAGTGACGAAGACGATGTGGACGAAATGAACCCATACTTCAAGAACGTGTCGAAGATGGTGCAAGATAAGAGTGCGGAGGCCGGCTTCGAGATAACGGCTTCGATTCAG GACGCCGATAGTgatgaggatgacgacgacgaagatgacgaTACCGAAGATGGTGATGAGATTGATGAAACAGCGCTGGAAGGCTACACGACACCGTTGGACGATGAGGACAATCCGAACGCAGTGGATGAGTACATCCTGTTCCAGGATGTTATGAACA ATCTTCCCAACACGGATCCGGCCTGGTATACAATGCTTACCAGAAATTTGAACGCTTCAGAGCAAAAGAACCTGCAAGAGGTACTCGTGCTGGCGAATCAgaagaaggaagcgaaacgatcgaaGCAAATCGCGGAACAGAACAGCGCAGCAG GATATCAGTTCACTCAACATCAAATTCCCAGCAGCTTTAGCTTCAGCGGTGGCCAGCCTCCGCAGCAGTAG
- the LOC131206030 gene encoding uncharacterized protein LOC131206030 isoform X2 → MDPPEVEKEEFDISKRDAKRLAEPLIKAAYADGIDAGRQTHYQRNFDEGFRSGFAAGFEHGQQQARRVLEKHQQQ, encoded by the coding sequence ATGGATCCGCCGGAGGTGGAAAAGGAGGAGTTTGACATTTCAAAGCGCGATGCGAAGCGCCTGGCGGAACCACTCATTAAGGCCGCCTATGCGGACGGGATCGATGCCGGGCGGCAAACGCACTATCAGCGCAATTTTGACGAAGGCTTCCGGAGCGGGTTTGCGGCTGGATTCGAGCACGGTCAGCAGCAGGCACGCCGGGTGCTGGAgaagcaccagcaacagtaa
- the LOC131206029 gene encoding rho GTPase-activating protein 68F, translating into MDAATANVGYQQGPKGLPIKLPGVPLNAPLIDSAEDPHPSLSDWHDYEPNLEFDDTELSQTTPEPGGTVAFDDTNYAAEFEIPSEDEIIKTTLEADNYEEQLKMVEPDEDAIRKDFKRRKFIEFIGTDKQGQPIIAIYACRLPERKDLNSSIFIDFIIKSMEEFVQNDYIIAYFHQGMKDNSKPALPFLWNSYKELDRSFKKNLKKLYVVHPTTFIRMVWFFFKPIISEKFKSKLIYTSSLDELKQSLGLNTLKVPDPVREFDEKINNGTRYTLRGTKPSLKSSRSLENIPKSAQFGVSLRFIIENSACLNCIPPIVRKCVDHLSLPDVVETEGIFRRSGNYARIKELRAKINAGEEVQLSDEDTHVAASLLKTFLRELEEPLLTYELYDDITQFGEWKTEEQRSRNVKQLLRERLPEENYELFKYIVEFLGKIMERKDFNKMTSSNLAIVFGPNLIWPKQEQMSLDEIGPINAFIDYVLQHQDDIYFVDINKKDRGSYD; encoded by the exons GTGTACCGCTGAATGCACCGCTGATCGACTCGGCCGAAGATCCACACCCGAGTCTCTCCGATTGGCACGACTACGAGCCGAATCTGGAGTTTGACGATACGGAACTGTCGCAGaccacaccggaaccggggggCACCGTCGCGTTTGATGATACGAACTATGCCG CCGAGTTTGAGATTCCATCGGAGGACGAAATCATCAAAACTACCCTCGAGGCAGACAACTACGAAGAGCAGCTGAAAATGGTTGAG CCCGACGAGGATGCCATCCGGAAGGACTTTAAGAGGCGAAAATTTATCGAATTCATCGGAACCGATAAGCAGGGCCAACCGATCATTGCCATCTACGCGTGTCGATTGCCGGAACGGAAGGACCTGAATTCGAGTATCTTCATCGA TTTTATTATCAAATCGATGGAAGAGTTCGTCCAGAATGACTACATCATCGCGTACTTCCACCAAGGCATGAAGGATAACAGCAAGCCGGCCCTCCCGTTCCTGTGGAACTCGTACAAGGAGCTCGATCGAAGTTTCAAAAAGAACTTGAAGAAACTCTACGTG GTACATCCAACCACGTTCATCAGAATGGTTTGGTTCTTCTTCAAGCCGATCATTAGCGAAAAGTTCAAGAGCAAACTCATCTACACGAGCAGCCTGGACGAGCTGAAGCAATCGCTAGGGTTGAACACACTCAAGGTGCCCGATCCTGTGCGAGA GTTCGACGAGAAGATCAACAACGGCACACGATACACGCTGCGGGGCACAAAACCTAGTCTGAAGAGTAGTCGATCGCTCGAGAACATCCCAAAGTCGGCCCAGTTCGGGGTGTCGTTGCGATTCATCATCGAAAATAGCGCCTGTCTCAACTGTATACCGCCGATCGTGCGAAAGTGCGTCGATCATCTATCACTACCGGACG TGGTGGAAACGGAGGGTATCTTCCGGCGGTCCGGAAACTACGCCCGCATCAAGGAGCTGCGGGCGAAGATAAACGCCGGCGAAGAAGTTCAGCTGTCGGACGAAGATACACATGTGGCCGCCTCCCTCCTCAAGACGTTCTTGCGCGAGCTCGAGGAACCGCTGCTCACGTACGAGCTTTACGACGATATCACGCAGTTTGGCGAGTGGAAAACGGAGGAGCAACGGTCGCGCAACGTGAAGCAACTGTTGCGCGAACGGTTGCCAGAGGAGAACTACGAGCTGTTCAAGTACATCGTCGAGTTTCTGGGCAAGATAATGGAGCGCAAGGATTTCAACAAAATGACCTCGTCCAACCTGGCGATCGTGTTCGGGCCGAACCTGATCTGGCCGAAGCAGGAGCAGATGTCGCTGGACGAGATTGGCCCGATCAATGCGTTCATCGACTACGTGCTGCAGCACCAGGACGACATTTACTTTGTCGACATCAACAAGAAGGATCGCGGCTCGTACGATTAA
- the LOC131215886 gene encoding uncharacterized protein LOC131215886 has product MLKTSIVLVLLSWGCGAETASKVEPPDAMDFSYDRLWRYAQQQCSEKGISASEFTNSWLTVRRCLKDNLDVVQLNEDSMRLDTSNQEAILTRHCPKMYEAIKCFDPFMDVVRGCVDKESYEIFHALRNWFQDILHFLCDSNGTNFAYDKRKHDECTRDMNQHIITCAAENMNIISTPDLNRKTLLEENCNILATAKDCLVAKLKQCDVFANGARLFYKNFIQITSCKNHTQEEGG; this is encoded by the exons ATGCTGAAGACAAGTATCGTTCTCGTTCTGCTCAGTTGGGGGTGCGGGGCCGAAACGGCGTCCAAAGTGGAGCCTCCGGATGCGATGGACTTTTCGTACGATCGTCTCTGGCGTTACGCACAGCAACAGTGCAGCGAAAAAGGTATATCCGCGTCCGAGTTTACCAACTCTTGGCTGACCGTGCGACGCTGCCTGAAGGATAACCTCGATGTGGTGCAGTTGAACGAAGACTCTATGCGGCTGGACACATCGAACCAGGAAGCCATCCTTACTAG GCATTGCCCGAAGATGTACGAAGCGATCAAGTGTTTCGATCCGTTCATGGACGTAGTGCGGGGCTGCGTCGACAAGGAGAGCTACGAAATCTTTCACGCACTTCGCAACTGGTTCCAGGACATCCTTCATTTTCTGTGTGACAGCAATGGAACGAACTTTG CTTACGACAAACGGAAGCACGACGAGTGCACCCGTGACATGAACCAACACATCATAACGTGTGCGGCGGAAAACATGAACATCATCTCCACTCCGGACCTGAATCGGAAGACACTGCTCGAAGAGAACTGCAA CATCCTGGCGACGGCGAAAGACTGTTTGGTCGCCAAGCTGAAGCAGTGCGACGTGTTTGCGAACGGGGCTCGACTGTTCTACAAAAACTTTATCCAAATCACGTCCTGCAAAAACCACACCCAGGAGGAAGGTggttga
- the LOC131206028 gene encoding aromatic-L-amino-acid decarboxylase, translated as MNTEEFRKYGKQMIDYICDYGETIDTRDVAPTVDPGFLRKLLPDEAPQKGEDFKRMLDDVETKIMPNMVHWNHPRFFAYFPAGNSYPSILGDMLSSAIGSIGFSWASSPAATELETIVLDWYAKALDLPAFFRSDAKNTRGGGVLQGSASECALVCMMAARARTIKELKGNHVDVHDSVYLPQLVAYASKEAHSSIEKAAKMAIVKLRALDTDSRGVFRGDTLRQAIQEDLAQGLTPFFVVATVGTTSACVFDNLVEIGQVCREVRSIWFHVDGAYAGNSFILPEMRRFKEGLEYADSFNTNPNKLLLTNFDCSAMWVKDVKSLTTALAVDPLYLQHDHSSAIDYRHYGIPLSRRFRALKLWFVFRSYGIVGLQKYIRNHIALAKRFETLVNSDDRFEVRNDVNLGLVCFRLKQTDRINRDLLARINQSGKFHMTPAMVRGKYIIRFCVTYEHATEQHIDYAWEEIKNYAEETLVAECPEEIQEPSTAAKKPPKKLTRSMSTRFSFTRSVSKEIFERQNSRSQLTDGCTPIVIIDTDDILESLQRASRMNGERTCNETYDDTDSTDEASN; from the exons ATGAACACGGAGGAGTTTCGAAAGTACGGCAAACAGATGATCGATTACATCTGCGACTACGGGGAGACGATCGATACACGCGATGTCGCCCCGACGGTGGATCCCGGTTTTCTACGCAAACTGCTGCCAG ACGAGGCACCGCAGAAGGGCGAAGACTTCAAGCGTATGCTGGACGACGTGGAGACGAAGATCATGCCGAACATGGTGCACTGGAACCATCCGCGCTTCTTCGCGTACTTCCCGGCCGGCAACTCGTACCCCTCGATCCTGGGAGACATGCTGAGCAGTGCGATCGGGTCAATTGGCTTCTCATGG GCATCCAGTCCGGCGGCGACCGAgctcgaaacgatcgtccTCGACTGGTACGCGAAGGCGTTGGATCTGCCGGCATTCTTCCGCAGCGATGCCAAGAATACCCGCGGCGGAGGCGTCCTGCAAGGATCGGCGTCCGAGTGTGCCCTCGTCTGCATGATGGCGGCCCGTGCCCGCACGATCAAGGAGCTGAAAGGGAACCACGTGGACGTGCACGACAGTGTCTACCTGCCGCAGCTCGTGGCGTACGCATCGAAGGAGGCGCACTCTTCGATCGAGAAGGCCGCCAAAATGGCGATCGTCAAGCTGCGCGCCCTCGACACCGACAGCCGTGGAGTGTTCCGCGGCGACACGCTGCGTCAAGCGATCCAGGAAGATCTGGCTCAAGGACTAACACcgttcttcgtcgtcgccaccgtcggcacgACGTCTGCCTGTGTGTTTGACAACCTGGTCGAGATTGGGCAAGTGTGCCGTGAGGTCCGCAGCATCTGGTTCCACGTGGACGGTGCGTACGCCGGCAACTCGTTCATCCTGCCCGAAATGCGCCGCTTCAAGGAGGGTCTCGAGTACGCCGATTCGTTCAACACGAACCCCAACAAACTGCTGCTGACAAACTTTGACTGCTCCGCCATGTGGGTGAAGGACGTGAAGTCACTCACAACGGCCCTTGCCGTCGATCCGCTCTACCTCCAGCACGATCACAGCAGCGCGATCGACTACCGGCATTACGGCATTCCGCTGAGCCGCCGGTTTCGGGCGCTGAAGCTCTGGTTCGTGTTCCGCTCGTACGGAATCGTCGGTCTGCAGAAGTACATCCGCAACCATATCGCGCTAGCAAAGCGCTTCGAAACGCTGGTCAACTCGGACGATCGGTTCGAGGTGCGAAATGACGTCAACCTTGGGCTGGTGTGCTTCCGGTTGAA ACAGACGGACCGCATCAATCGGGATCTGCTGGCGAGAATCAACCAATCGGGCAAGTTTCACATGACGCCCGCCATGGTGCGTGGCAAGTACATCATCCGGTTTTGCGTTACGTACGAGCACGCCACCGAGCAGCATATCG ATTACGCCTgggaagaaattaaaaactacGCCGAGGAAACGTTGGTCGCCGAGTGCCCGGAGGAGATCCAAGAACCGTCGACGGCCGCCAAGAAGCCCCCGAAAAAGCTTACCCGCAGCATGTCGACCCGGTTCTCGTTTACGCGCAGCGTTTCGAAAGAGATTTTCGAGCGACAAAACAGCCG CTCACAACTCACGGATGGTTGCACTCCGATCGTTATCATCGACACGGACGACATCCTGGAGAGCTTGCAGCGCGCCTCACGCATGAACGGTGAGCGAACCTGCAACGAAACCTACGACGACACCGACAGCACGGATGAGGCCAGCAACTGA
- the LOC131215887 gene encoding alkaline phosphatase-like, whose amino-acid sequence MGFLYFVVAALLIVAPPRSSCISAPPHYVVSSVTSEDDSLQRTKSTINETDSETVHPPPLPAASDDDHRPEAAADPHRQKRLVSAGDYEQTAQYWNIGAQLKLKEHLLRRLNRNKAKNVIFFLGDGMSIPTLAASRMYLGQKQGHTGEESQLSFEEFPDVGLVKTYCVDKQVADSACSATAYLCGVKANYATIGVTAAVNYSNCAASLDPRNRVQSILAWAQEAGKATGFVTTTRVTHASPAGTYAHTANRDWESDADVVRHGADPAMCTDIASQLVYGETGKNLRVILGGGRRKLIPKGAKDEDGVKGQRLDGVNLISQWYYGKPLGTARYVSNRNDLLALNFTQVDYLMGLFSADHLPFHLDARPDLDPTLGDLTYAAIRTLQKYPEGYVLFVEGGKIDLAHHLTKARKSLDETVQLSEAVQVARQLSSADDTLMIVTADHSHTMSLAGYGKRGNDILGLNSQLSDGDRKPYTTLSYANGPGGPTLGHNGARPEMTKMMMIDREFQFPKLVPMKYETHGGDDVALFAYGPWSHLFGGMYEQNVIPHLIGYAACIGNGLHACLDTGSS is encoded by the exons ATGGGTTTTCTATACTTTGTCGTTGCCGCGCTGCTGATCGTGGCCCCGCCGCGTTCCAGCTGCATTAGCGCACCACCACACTACGTTGTATCGAGTGTCACTTCTGAAGACGATTCTCTGCAACGCACCAAATCGACCATCAATGAAACCGACAGTGAAA CGGTACATCCGCCACCAttgccggcggccagcgacgacgatcaTCGCCCGGAAGCTGCCGCTGACCCCCACCGCCAGAAGCGACTCGTATCCGCCGGCGATTACGAGCAAACGGCTCAATATTGGAACATTGGGGCGCAGTTGAAATTGAAGGAACATCTACTACGGCGGCTGAATAGgaacaaagcgaaaaacgTTATCTTCTTTCTCGGTGACGGTATGTCTATACCGACGCTAGCAGCCAGCCGCATGTATCTGGGGCAGAAGCAAGGTCATACGGGCGAGGAAAGCCAGCTGTCGTTCGAAGAATTTCCCGACGTTGGCCTCGTCAAG ACTTACTGCGTGGACAAGCAAGTGGCCGATTCGGCGTGCTCGGCCACTGCGTACCTGTGCGGTGTAAAGGCCAACTACGCTACGATCGGAGTGACGGCGGCCGTTAACTACAGCAACTGCGCTGCCAGCCTCGATCCTCGGAATCGCGTGCAATCGATCCTGGCCTGGGCACAGGAAGCCGGAAAGGCTACCGGGTTTGTGACGACGACACGGGTAACGCACGCCAGTCCAGCCGGAACATACGCTCACACAGCCAACCGCGATTGGGAATCCGATGCTGATGTGGTGCGCCATGGTGCAGACCCGGCCATGTGTACGGATATTGCCAGCCAGCTGGTGTACGGTGAAACGGGCAAGAATCTTCGCGTTATTCTAGGCGGTGGGCGGCGCAAGCTTATCCCAAAGGGTGCGAAGGACGAGGACGGGGTCAAGGGACAACGATTGGACGGTGTAAACCTAATCTCCCAATGGTACTATGGTAAACCACTGGGAACGGCCCGGTACGTGTCGAATCGTAATGATTTGTTGGCGCTAAACTTTACCCAAGTCGACTATCTGATGGGCCTGTTCAGTGCAGACCATCTGCCCTTCCATCTGGATGCACGACCCGATCTGGACCCCACGCTTGGGGATCTTACGTATGCCGCGATCCGCACGCTACAGAAGTATCCCGAAGGGTACGTGCTGTTCGTCGAAGGAGGCAAGATTGATCTCGCGCATCATCTCACGAAAGCGCGCAAATCGCTGGACGAAACGGTTCAACTTTCGGAAGCAGTTCAGGTGGCACGGCAGCTATCGAGTGCCGACGATACGCTCATGATCGTGACGGCAGACCATTCGCACACGATGAGTCTGGCGGGGTATGGGAAACGTGGAAACGATATTCTTGGTTTGAACAGTCAGCTTAGCGACGGAGACCGCAAACCGTATACTACGCTCTCGTACGCTAACGGACCGGGAGGGCCAACGCTGGGCCACAACGGAGCGCGGCCGGAAATGacgaaaatgatgatgatcgatcggGAGTTTCAGTTTCCGAAGCTCGTGCCAATGAAATACGAAACGCATGGCGGCGACGATGTGGCGCTCTTTGCCTACGGACCGTGGTCGCATCTGTTTGGCGGCATGTACGAACAGAACGTTATACCGCACCTGATAGGGTACGCCGCGTGCATCGGGAACGGGCTGCACGCGTGCCTAGACACGGGTAGTTCCTAG
- the LOC131206031 gene encoding uncharacterized protein LOC131206031 has product MIPDTGLLLALGVLLVVVIPPSVAKPREFNSSDLETLDSPAFLADIRQQCRNATGNDQSYQELQGYISTVLPQCFMQHVNMEQLKTDTVNLEDKEKRQVFQRICAQINESLVCLTPVMEKLKPCLDGEDVKIMEQVVATIPEALGMACTNSGALLQNFTQPAYRSCAMELPPMIEECTGDLPESMKHVPFSQYSDDQCDEIYGMRDCFSKRINDCGATGYMDFFILFYRKLLALTPCK; this is encoded by the exons ATGATCCCTGATACAGGGTTACTACTGGCGTTGGGTGTACTGCTGGTTGTGGTAATTCCACCATCGGTAGCCAAACCGCGGGAGTTTAACTCGTCCGATCTGGAAACTTTGGACAGTCCGGCGTTTTTGGCCGACATACGCCAACAGTGCCGCAATGCCACCGGCAACGATCAGTCGTACCAGGAGCTCCAGGGCTACATCTCCACGGTGCTGCCGCAGTGTTTTATGCAGCACGTCAACATGGAACAGCTGAAAACGGACACCGTCAACCTGGAGGACAAGGAAAAGAGACAAGTTTTCCAGAG AATCTGTGCACAGATTAACGAGTCGCTCGTGTGCCTAACGCCGGTGATGGAAAAGCTTAAGCCCTGCCTGGACGGAGAGGATGTGAAGATCATGGAACAGGTGGTCGCCACCATCCCGGAGGCGTTGGGTATGGCGTGCACGAACAGTGGTGCCCTGCTGCAGA ACTTCACTCAGCCCGCGTATCGGTCCTGTGCGATGGAGCTGCCACCGATGATCGAGGAGTGCACCGGCGACCTGCCCGAGAGTATGAAGCACGTTCCTTTCTCACAGTACTCCGACGATCAGTGCGA CGAAATCTATGGCATGCGGGACTGTTTCAGCAAAAGAATCAACGACTGTGGCGCTACCGGGTACATGGACTTCTTCATACTGTTCTACCGCAAACTGCTGGCTCTGACACCCTGCAAGTAG